A stretch of Pseudomonas sp. LRP2-20 DNA encodes these proteins:
- a CDS encoding APC family permease, with the protein MQPDHNATGNGQFRKSLRLWHVVIIGLAYLTPMTVFDTFGIVSGVTSGHVPSAYLLALAGVLFTAVSYGTLVRRFPQSGSAYTYTQRAINPHVGFLVGWSSLLDYLLLPMVNALLAKLYLSAMFPEVPAWMWVAGFVTLISLINMRSINLVAHFNLLFVVVQLMIMSVFIYLCIRGLDQGEGLGTSWSLTPFADSQTQLSALAAGATILCFSFLGFDAVTCLSEETKDPGKIIPRAIFLTALIGGVVFIGVSYFMQAYFPTNARFHDPEAALPEIALYVGGKLFQSIFIACTVINTIASGLASQTSVSRLLYVMGRDNVIPSGVFARLHPRYKTPIVNIAVVGVIALSAIFFDLVTATSIINFGALVAFSFVNLSVISHCYLREGNRQGLANKVKYLALPTIGFCIIAKLWLDLNEHSLIFGGLWALAGLLHLAWLTKAFRVSPPNYVAD; encoded by the coding sequence ATGCAGCCTGACCACAACGCCACCGGCAACGGCCAATTCCGTAAATCCCTGCGCCTCTGGCACGTGGTCATCATCGGTCTGGCGTACCTCACGCCAATGACCGTGTTCGACACTTTCGGCATCGTGTCCGGCGTTACCTCCGGCCACGTTCCCAGCGCCTACCTGCTGGCCCTGGCCGGCGTTCTGTTCACCGCTGTGAGCTACGGCACGCTGGTACGCCGCTTCCCACAGTCCGGCTCTGCGTACACCTACACCCAACGCGCCATCAACCCGCATGTGGGCTTCCTGGTCGGCTGGTCTTCGCTGCTTGATTACCTCTTGCTGCCCATGGTCAACGCTTTGCTCGCCAAGCTCTACCTCTCGGCCATGTTCCCCGAGGTGCCGGCGTGGATGTGGGTGGCTGGCTTCGTTACCCTGATCAGCCTGATCAACATGCGCAGCATCAACCTGGTGGCGCATTTCAACCTGCTGTTCGTGGTTGTGCAGCTGATGATCATGTCGGTGTTCATCTACCTGTGCATCCGCGGTCTGGACCAGGGCGAGGGACTGGGTACCTCCTGGAGCCTGACCCCGTTCGCCGACTCGCAGACCCAGCTCAGCGCCCTGGCTGCCGGCGCAACCATCCTGTGCTTCTCGTTCCTGGGCTTCGACGCCGTCACCTGCCTGTCCGAAGAAACCAAGGATCCGGGCAAGATCATTCCGCGGGCGATCTTCCTCACCGCCCTGATTGGCGGCGTGGTGTTCATCGGCGTGTCGTACTTCATGCAGGCCTACTTCCCGACCAACGCACGCTTCCATGACCCAGAAGCCGCGCTGCCGGAAATCGCCCTGTATGTCGGCGGCAAGCTGTTCCAGTCGATCTTCATCGCCTGCACGGTGATCAACACCATCGCCTCGGGCCTGGCCTCGCAGACCAGCGTGTCGCGCCTGCTGTACGTCATGGGCCGCGACAATGTGATCCCGAGCGGCGTGTTCGCCCGCCTGCATCCGCGCTACAAGACCCCGATCGTGAACATTGCCGTGGTCGGCGTGATCGCCCTCTCGGCCATCTTCTTCGACCTGGTCACCGCCACCTCGATCATCAACTTCGGCGCGCTGGTAGCCTTCAGCTTCGTCAACCTGTCGGTGATCAGTCACTGCTACCTGCGTGAGGGCAATCGCCAGGGGCTGGCCAACAAAGTGAAGTACCTGGCCCTGCCGACCATTGGTTTCTGCATCATCGCCAAGCTCTGGCTTGACCTTAACGAACATTCGTTGATCTTCGGCGGCCTCTGGGCACTGGCGGGGCTGCTGCACCTGGCCTGGCTGACCAAGGCCTTCCGGGTCTCGCCACCGAACTACGTCGCTGATTGA
- a CDS encoding YdgA family protein — protein sequence MKKSVGILSGLAIAIAVVTTAGAWYTGKQLPGELDNAVSRSNQQLKKALTNYGGSMTVELVSLDQHFFSSTAQYRLKAKDINLGHGEVVSFDLGMTDQIEHGPFPWSRVKALKLVPVLATSSSSLQKDDLTAPWFAAAGEQSPISAHTSLGFSGNVDSTITVAPLKRTEADGSSLDFSGMSLEVSGDQEGKASKFHGSADRFVIKLVGEEHPPATLELSGLKVGGNLAASKHDAVYVGNVDLLLAEAKATLGDKQQVLVLKGLEQNVLQTLDGPDTVGGRVDYRVADITWDGRAVGNAQMGVSIKSLNAPALQSLSKWYQAHLPEFEAAQAAGQPVPEIQMDEAEKARFHGDLQQLLASKPKLAIENLALRTANGESRFDLSMDFASPSSFDLPPDQLSRQLITEVKSKLSLSKPMIGDLATLQALLDGQTDAQAIAAQSSQAGEMVGMMALQSGMATVQGNDVVSSLHYADGMVDFNGKKMTVEEFAMLLAAHFAAMQPQEG from the coding sequence ATGAAGAAATCAGTAGGCATCCTTTCCGGCCTGGCCATCGCCATCGCCGTCGTGACCACCGCTGGCGCCTGGTACACCGGCAAGCAACTGCCTGGGGAGCTGGACAACGCCGTCAGCCGCAGCAACCAACAGCTGAAGAAAGCGCTGACCAACTATGGCGGCAGCATGACCGTCGAGCTGGTCTCGCTCGATCAGCATTTCTTCAGCAGCACTGCGCAGTACCGGCTCAAGGCCAAGGACATCAATCTCGGCCATGGCGAAGTGGTCAGTTTCGACCTCGGCATGACCGACCAGATCGAGCACGGTCCATTCCCCTGGTCGCGGGTCAAGGCGTTGAAACTGGTGCCGGTGTTGGCCACGAGCAGCAGCAGCCTGCAGAAGGATGACCTCACTGCGCCGTGGTTCGCTGCGGCAGGCGAGCAGTCACCGATCAGCGCACATACCAGCCTGGGCTTCTCGGGCAACGTCGACAGCACCATCACCGTGGCGCCGCTCAAGCGTACAGAGGCCGATGGCAGCAGCCTGGACTTCTCGGGAATGTCGTTGGAAGTCAGTGGCGATCAGGAAGGCAAGGCGTCGAAGTTCCATGGCAGCGCCGATCGCTTCGTGATCAAGCTGGTCGGCGAGGAGCACCCGCCGGCCACCCTCGAACTCTCGGGCCTGAAGGTCGGCGGCAACCTGGCGGCCAGCAAGCATGACGCCGTGTACGTCGGCAATGTCGACCTGCTGCTGGCCGAGGCCAAGGCGACCTTGGGTGACAAGCAGCAGGTGCTGGTGCTCAAGGGCCTTGAGCAGAACGTGCTGCAGACCCTGGATGGCCCGGACACCGTGGGTGGCCGCGTGGATTACCGGGTGGCGGACATCACCTGGGACGGTCGCGCAGTCGGTAACGCGCAGATGGGGGTGAGCATCAAGTCGCTCAATGCCCCGGCCTTGCAGTCGCTGTCGAAGTGGTACCAGGCCCACTTGCCGGAATTCGAGGCTGCCCAGGCTGCCGGCCAGCCGGTGCCGGAAATCCAGATGGATGAGGCGGAAAAAGCCAGGTTCCATGGCGACCTGCAACAGTTGCTGGCTTCCAAGCCCAAGCTGGCGATCGAGAACCTGGCGTTACGCACCGCCAATGGCGAGAGCCGTTTCGACCTGTCGATGGATTTTGCCAGTCCGTCCTCGTTCGACTTGCCGCCTGACCAGCTGAGCAGGCAGCTGATCACCGAGGTGAAAAGCAAACTGTCGTTGTCCAAGCCGATGATCGGTGACCTGGCGACGTTGCAGGCGCTGCTCGATGGGCAGACCGATGCCCAGGCGATTGCCGCGCAATCGAGCCAGGCCGGGGAGATGGTCGGCATGATGGCGCTGCAGAGCGGCATGGCCACCGTGCAGGGCAACGATGTGGTGTCGAGCCTGCACTATGCCGATGGCATGGTTGACTTCAATGGCAAGAAGATGACGGTCGAAGAGTTCGCCATGCTGCTGGCGGCGCATTTTGCCGCGATGCAGCCACAGGAAGGCTGA
- the nadA gene encoding quinolinate synthase NadA — protein MTQISERLLVQAHLDAKQPNPLTAEQEAEYRAAIAAELKAQNAVLVAHYYCDPVIQALAEETGGCVSDSLEMARFGKNHPAQTVIVAGVRFMGETAKILTPEKRVLMPTLEATCSLDLGCPVEEFSAFCDQHPERTVVVYANTSAAVKARADWVVTSSCALEIVESLMDNGETIIWGPDQHLGRYIQKQTGADMLLWDGACIVHEEFKSRQLADMKALYPDAAILVHPESPEAVIELADAVGSTSQLIKAAQTLPNKTFIVATDRGIFYKMQQLCPDKEFVEAPTAGNGAACRSCAHCPWMAMNTLERVLDCLRNGSNEIFVDPALVPKAIKPLNRMLDFTQAARLKLSGNA, from the coding sequence ATGACCCAGATTTCCGAACGCCTTTTGGTTCAGGCCCACCTTGACGCCAAGCAGCCCAACCCGCTGACCGCCGAGCAGGAGGCCGAATACCGTGCGGCCATCGCTGCCGAGCTGAAAGCGCAGAACGCCGTGCTGGTGGCTCACTACTACTGCGACCCGGTCATCCAGGCGCTGGCCGAAGAGACCGGCGGTTGCGTGTCCGACTCGCTGGAAATGGCCCGTTTCGGCAAGAATCACCCGGCCCAGACGGTGATCGTCGCCGGCGTGCGTTTCATGGGCGAAACCGCCAAGATCCTCACCCCTGAAAAGCGCGTGCTGATGCCGACCCTGGAGGCTACCTGCTCGCTCGACCTGGGCTGCCCGGTCGAAGAGTTCTCGGCCTTCTGCGACCAGCACCCGGAGCGCACCGTGGTGGTCTATGCCAACACCTCCGCCGCCGTGAAGGCGCGGGCCGACTGGGTCGTGACGTCGAGCTGCGCGCTGGAAATCGTCGAAAGCCTGATGGATAACGGTGAGACCATCATCTGGGGGCCAGACCAGCACCTGGGTCGCTATATTCAGAAGCAGACCGGTGCCGACATGCTGCTATGGGACGGTGCCTGCATCGTTCACGAAGAGTTCAAGTCGCGCCAGCTGGCCGACATGAAGGCGCTGTATCCGGATGCTGCGATCCTGGTGCACCCGGAGTCACCGGAAGCAGTGATCGAGCTGGCCGACGCAGTGGGCTCCACCAGCCAGCTGATCAAGGCGGCGCAGACCCTGCCGAACAAGACCTTCATCGTCGCCACCGACCGCGGCATCTTCTACAAGATGCAGCAGCTGTGCCCGGACAAGGAATTCGTCGAAGCGCCCACCGCCGGCAATGGCGCGGCGTGCCGCAGCTGCGCGCACTGCCCGTGGATGGCGATGAATACCCTGGAGCGGGTGCTCGACTGCCTGCGTAACGGCAGCAATGAAATCTTCGTCGACCCGGCGCTGGTGCCCAAGGCGATCAAGCCGCTGAACCGTATGCTGGACTTTACCCAGGCCGCTCGCCTGAAACTCTCCGGTAACGCCTGA
- a CDS encoding M48 family metalloprotease, with protein sequence MNLLRPTLLALACLMALPGHADDLPSLGDASSAIVSPKQEHDLGRAWLSLLRGQVNQLNDPQLKDYVETTVYRLAETSQLQDRRLEFILIDSRELNAFAAPGGIVGVNGGLFLNARTEGEYASVLAHELAHLSQRHFARGVEAQQRMQLPMMAALLAGIVLAAGGAGDAGIGMIAGTQAAAIQEQRRFSRQNEQEADRVGIQNLEKAGYDPRNMPTMFERLAQQYRYGAKPPEFLLTHPVTESRIADTRNRAEQAPKGGIEDSARYQLIRARVALTYEETPGLAAKRFRSQLDENPKLDAARYGLALAQIKGGQLNEARENLKPLLAKAPNDITYNLAQIDLDITNNRLADAQQRAERMQGLYPGNYPLKQVRADLLVKQNKPAAAEKVLDDLLKSRPDDPDVWYDMAEVRGLSGNTIGLHRARAEYFTLVGDFDQAIQQLDYAKRRAGSNFPLASQIDQRQREIMEQRRMVQEMMGR encoded by the coding sequence ATGAATCTACTGCGCCCCACCCTGCTGGCGCTGGCCTGCCTGATGGCCCTTCCCGGCCATGCCGACGACCTGCCGTCACTGGGCGACGCCAGCTCCGCGATCGTCTCGCCAAAACAGGAGCACGACCTCGGTCGCGCCTGGCTGAGCCTGCTGCGTGGCCAGGTCAATCAGCTGAACGACCCGCAGCTCAAGGACTATGTCGAAACCACCGTCTACCGCCTGGCCGAAACCAGCCAGCTGCAGGACCGGCGCCTGGAATTCATCCTCATCGACAGCCGCGAGCTCAACGCCTTTGCCGCACCTGGCGGCATCGTCGGCGTCAATGGCGGACTGTTCCTCAATGCCCGTACCGAAGGCGAGTATGCCTCGGTGCTGGCGCACGAACTGGCGCACTTGTCTCAGCGCCACTTCGCCCGTGGCGTCGAGGCTCAGCAGCGCATGCAACTGCCGATGATGGCCGCGTTGCTGGCCGGTATCGTGCTGGCGGCCGGCGGCGCCGGCGATGCCGGCATCGGCATGATTGCCGGCACCCAGGCGGCGGCGATCCAGGAGCAACGGCGCTTTTCGCGGCAAAACGAGCAGGAAGCCGACCGCGTTGGTATCCAGAACCTGGAAAAGGCCGGTTACGACCCACGCAACATGCCCACCATGTTCGAACGCCTGGCCCAGCAGTACCGCTACGGCGCCAAGCCGCCAGAGTTCCTGCTGACTCACCCGGTGACCGAATCCCGTATTGCCGACACCCGCAACCGTGCCGAGCAGGCGCCCAAGGGGGGTATCGAGGACAGTGCGCGCTACCAGCTGATCCGCGCCCGCGTGGCCCTTACCTATGAAGAGACCCCGGGCCTGGCGGCAAAGCGTTTCCGCTCCCAGCTCGATGAAAACCCGAAGCTCGACGCTGCACGTTATGGCCTGGCGCTGGCCCAGATCAAAGGCGGCCAGCTCAACGAAGCGCGGGAAAACCTCAAGCCGTTGCTGGCCAAGGCGCCCAACGACATCACCTACAACCTCGCGCAGATCGACCTGGACATCACCAACAATCGCCTGGCCGATGCGCAGCAGCGCGCCGAGCGCATGCAGGGGCTATACCCGGGCAACTATCCGCTGAAACAGGTGCGTGCCGACCTGCTGGTGAAGCAGAACAAGCCGGCCGCGGCCGAGAAGGTGCTGGACGATCTGCTCAAGAGCCGGCCGGACGACCCGGACGTGTGGTACGACATGGCTGAAGTGCGCGGGTTGTCGGGCAACACCATCGGCCTGCACCGGGCGCGCGCGGAATACTTCACGCTAGTGGGGGATTTCGACCAGGCGATCCAGCAGCTCGATTACGCCAAACGTCGGGCGGGCAGCAACTTCCCGCTGGCTTCGCAGATCGACCAGCGCCAGCGCGAGATCATGGAGCAGCGGCGCATGGTTCAGGAAATGATGGGACGCTGA
- a CDS encoding sulfurtransferase TusA family protein, with translation MSETLTCDAELDASGLNCPLPLLKAKMELNRLASGAVLKVIATDAGSQRDFRTFAQLAGHTLLHETAEAGTYTYWLRKA, from the coding sequence ATGAGTGAAACCCTGACCTGCGACGCCGAACTCGACGCCAGCGGGCTGAATTGCCCGCTGCCGCTGTTGAAGGCAAAGATGGAACTCAACCGCCTGGCCAGCGGGGCGGTACTGAAGGTGATCGCCACCGATGCGGGTTCGCAGCGCGACTTCCGCACTTTCGCCCAGCTTGCCGGTCATACCTTGCTGCATGAAACGGCCGAGGCCGGTACCTACACCTACTGGCTACGCAAGGCCTGA
- a CDS encoding AI-2E family transporter: MFKVLRDWIERYFSDEEAVVLAVLLFLAFTAVLTLGGMLAPVLAGMVLAFLMQGLVNALERVRVPTRFAVMLVFALFMGALAVFMLVLVPLLWHQLITLFNELPGMLGKWQSLLLLLPERYPHLVSDEQVLHAIESVRGEIGKFGQWALTFSLSSLPLLVNAMIYLVLVPILVFFFLKDRELIGRWVSGYLPRQRTLLNRVGSEMNRQIANYIRGKGIEILICGIATYIAFISLGLNYAALLALLVGLSVVVPYVGAVVVTVPVTLIALFQWGWGDQFIFLMTVYAIIQALDGNVLVPLLFSEAVSLHPVAIICAVLLFGGLWGFWGIFFAIPLATLIKAVLDAWPRQEPSVSPML; encoded by the coding sequence ATGTTCAAAGTGCTTCGCGACTGGATAGAGCGCTACTTCTCCGATGAGGAAGCAGTGGTGCTGGCGGTCCTGCTGTTCCTGGCCTTCACCGCGGTACTCACCCTCGGCGGCATGCTGGCGCCGGTGTTGGCGGGCATGGTCCTGGCGTTCCTGATGCAGGGCCTGGTCAACGCCCTGGAGCGCGTGCGGGTGCCGACCCGGTTTGCCGTGATGCTGGTATTCGCCCTGTTCATGGGGGCGCTGGCGGTGTTCATGCTGGTGCTGGTGCCGCTGCTCTGGCATCAGCTGATCACGTTGTTCAACGAACTGCCGGGGATGCTTGGCAAATGGCAGTCGCTGTTGCTGCTGCTGCCCGAGCGTTATCCGCACCTGGTGTCGGACGAGCAGGTGCTGCACGCGATCGAGTCGGTACGGGGTGAAATCGGCAAGTTTGGCCAATGGGCGCTGACCTTCTCGCTGTCGAGCCTGCCGCTGCTGGTCAATGCGATGATCTACCTGGTGCTGGTGCCGATCCTGGTGTTCTTCTTCCTCAAGGATCGCGAGCTGATCGGGCGCTGGGTCAGTGGCTACCTGCCGCGTCAGCGCACGTTGCTGAACCGGGTGGGCAGCGAGATGAACCGGCAGATCGCCAACTACATTCGTGGCAAGGGCATCGAGATCCTGATCTGCGGCATTGCCACCTACATCGCCTTCATCAGCCTGGGGCTCAATTACGCCGCGCTGCTGGCCCTGCTGGTGGGGTTGTCGGTGGTGGTGCCCTATGTGGGCGCGGTGGTGGTGACCGTGCCGGTGACGCTGATCGCGCTGTTCCAGTGGGGCTGGGGCGACCAGTTCATCTTCCTGATGACGGTGTACGCGATCATCCAGGCGCTGGATGGCAACGTACTGGTGCCACTGCTGTTCTCCGAGGCGGTGAGCCTGCACCCGGTGGCGATCATCTGCGCGGTGTTGCTGTTTGGCGGCTTGTGGGGCTTCTGGGGGATCTTCTTCGCGATCCCGCTGGCGACCTTGATCAAGGCCGTGCTGGATGCCTGGCCCAGGCAGGAACCAAGCGTTTCACCGATGCTTTGA
- a CDS encoding peroxiredoxin: protein MAVALDQPVADFQAQATSGQTVSLAELKGQQVVVYFYPKDSTPGCTTEGQGFRDQHDAFAAANTVVFGVSRDGIKSHENFKAKQAFPFELISDKDEALCQLFDVIKLKKLYGKEYMGVDRSTFLIDKDGVLRQEWRGVKVPGHVDAVLAAAQALNKA, encoded by the coding sequence ATGGCTGTAGCACTCGACCAACCCGTCGCCGACTTCCAGGCCCAGGCCACCAGCGGCCAGACCGTCAGCCTGGCCGAGCTCAAGGGCCAGCAGGTGGTGGTGTACTTCTACCCGAAGGACAGCACCCCGGGCTGCACCACCGAAGGCCAGGGTTTCCGCGACCAGCATGACGCCTTTGCCGCCGCCAACACCGTGGTGTTCGGTGTGTCGCGTGACGGCATCAAGTCGCACGAGAACTTCAAGGCCAAGCAGGCCTTCCCGTTCGAGCTGATCAGTGACAAGGACGAGGCCCTGTGCCAGCTGTTCGACGTGATCAAGCTGAAGAAGCTGTATGGCAAGGAATACATGGGCGTCGACCGCAGCACCTTCCTGATCGACAAGGACGGTGTGCTGCGCCAGGAATGGCGCGGGGTGAAAGTGCCCGGGCATGTGGATGCCGTGCTGGCGGCAGCCCAGGCCCTGAACAAGGCTTGA
- a CDS encoding glycine cleavage system protein R → MSTPTVREQFLVISALGPNPMELANVLSRAAFENRCAVVTSRLSRHGETSALVLQVGGSWDALARLEAMLPGLGKKHGLTLDVVRSADQEVRPQALPYVAYVSAAYRPDIINELCQFFLDHRVELEAMTCDTYLAPQTGSSMLNAQFTVILPAGTQISWLRDQFLDFADALNLDALIEPWRPQNPM, encoded by the coding sequence ATGTCCACCCCCACCGTCCGCGAACAATTCCTTGTCATCAGCGCCCTGGGCCCGAACCCCATGGAGCTGGCCAACGTCCTCAGCCGCGCCGCCTTCGAAAACCGCTGCGCGGTGGTCACCTCGCGCCTGAGCCGCCACGGCGAGACCAGCGCCCTGGTGCTGCAGGTAGGCGGTAGCTGGGATGCCCTGGCCCGCCTCGAAGCCATGCTGCCGGGCCTGGGCAAAAAACACGGCCTGACCCTCGACGTGGTGCGCAGCGCCGACCAGGAGGTGCGCCCGCAGGCCCTGCCCTACGTGGCCTACGTCAGCGCCGCCTATCGCCCGGACATCATCAACGAGCTGTGCCAGTTCTTCCTCGACCACCGCGTCGAGCTCGAAGCCATGACCTGCGACACCTACCTGGCACCGCAGACCGGCAGCAGCATGCTCAACGCCCAGTTCACCGTGATCCTGCCGGCCGGCACGCAGATCAGCTGGCTGCGCGACCAGTTCCTGGACTTCGCCGACGCCCTGAACCTCGACGCCCTGATCGAGCCATGGCGTCCACAAAACCCCATGTAA
- the dapA gene encoding 4-hydroxy-tetrahydrodipicolinate synthase → MIAGSMVALVTPMDAQGRLDWVSLDKLVDFHLENGTHAIVAVGTTGESATLDVEEHILVIKHVVERVKRSKKPIPVIAGTGANSTTEAVHLTQNAKNAGADACLLVVPYYNKPTQEGLYQHFKHIAEAVDIPQILYNVPGRTSCDMQADTVIRLSKVKNIIGIKEATGDLVRAKAILDGVDKDFIVLSGDDPTAVELILMGGKGNISVTANVAPREMADLCEAALEGNAEKARAINEKLMPLHKDLFCEANPIPVKWALVEMGLMHKGIRLPLTWLSEGCHEKVRTALRQSGVLV, encoded by the coding sequence ATGATTGCGGGCAGTATGGTGGCGTTGGTCACACCCATGGATGCACAAGGGCGTCTGGACTGGGTCAGCCTCGACAAACTTGTAGACTTCCACCTGGAAAACGGCACCCACGCGATCGTCGCAGTCGGCACCACCGGTGAGTCGGCCACGCTGGATGTCGAAGAGCACATCCTGGTCATCAAGCACGTGGTCGAGCGCGTCAAGCGCAGCAAAAAGCCGATCCCGGTGATCGCCGGCACCGGTGCGAACTCCACCACCGAAGCCGTGCACCTGACCCAGAACGCCAAGAATGCTGGCGCCGATGCGTGCCTGCTGGTAGTGCCGTACTACAACAAGCCGACCCAGGAAGGCCTGTACCAGCACTTCAAGCACATCGCCGAAGCCGTCGACATTCCGCAGATCCTCTACAACGTGCCTGGTCGCACGTCCTGCGACATGCAGGCCGACACCGTGATCCGCCTGTCGAAGGTCAAGAACATCATCGGCATCAAGGAAGCCACTGGCGACCTGGTCCGCGCCAAGGCCATCCTTGACGGCGTCGACAAAGACTTCATCGTCCTGTCCGGCGACGACCCGACCGCCGTCGAGCTGATCCTGATGGGCGGCAAGGGCAACATTTCGGTCACTGCCAACGTCGCCCCGCGCGAAATGGCCGACCTGTGCGAGGCCGCCCTTGAGGGCAATGCCGAGAAGGCCCGCGCAATCAACGAAAAACTCATGCCACTGCACAAAGACCTGTTCTGCGAAGCCAACCCGATCCCTGTGAAGTGGGCGCTGGTGGAAATGGGCCTGATGCACAAAGGCATTCGCCTGCCGCTGACCTGGCTGAGCGAAGGTTGCCACGAAAAAGTCCGTACTGCCTTGCGCCAGTCCGGCGTACTGGTTTAA
- the bamC gene encoding outer membrane protein assembly factor BamC yields MKRLAGLSALALIISSTSGCGWLWGEDGYFRDRGSDYLQAHPTAPMQLPPDAGNVKRLDPLLPIPRNVADDRATGEFEVPRPQPLTAGAEASDYTLQRSGSSRWVLAQHSPAEVWPVAHQFFEDNGFRIAEERPQTGEFNTTWQRFDELSASLGQRLSSTASSGDSEVRVRVRIEPGVQRNTSEVYIVSVERPAGSTADTAFPSTSANTGADALLVDEMLASMSRSAEKGGSVSLLAARDFDAPSRVSLSEDGSGNPVLFLGSDLDRAWSGVGRALEQGGEWRVEDINRSLGLYYINLSEKPEDKQNEPGFFSRMFGSAPTKEEREARAERYQVRLSKVGESVQVTVEKNINTVAPADVARRVLSAIQDHLG; encoded by the coding sequence ATGAAGCGACTGGCTGGTCTTTCCGCGCTCGCCCTGATCATCTCCAGCACCAGTGGGTGTGGCTGGTTGTGGGGCGAGGATGGCTATTTCCGCGACCGCGGCAGCGATTACCTGCAGGCGCACCCGACTGCGCCGATGCAGTTGCCGCCGGACGCCGGCAACGTCAAGCGCCTTGACCCGTTGCTGCCGATCCCGCGCAACGTCGCCGACGATCGTGCCACTGGCGAGTTCGAAGTGCCGCGTCCGCAACCCCTGACCGCCGGCGCCGAAGCCAGCGATTACACCTTGCAGCGCAGCGGCAGCAGCCGTTGGGTACTGGCCCAGCACTCGCCCGCCGAAGTGTGGCCGGTGGCTCACCAGTTCTTCGAGGACAATGGCTTCCGCATTGCCGAAGAGCGCCCGCAGACCGGTGAATTCAACACCACCTGGCAGCGTTTCGACGAACTGTCGGCATCACTCGGCCAGCGTCTGTCGAGCACTGCCAGCAGCGGCGACAGCGAAGTGCGCGTACGCGTGCGCATCGAGCCCGGCGTGCAGCGCAACACCTCCGAGGTGTACATCGTCAGCGTCGAGCGCCCGGCCGGCAGTACCGCCGACACCGCGTTCCCGTCCACTTCGGCCAACACCGGCGCCGACGCGCTGCTGGTCGACGAAATGCTTGCCAGCATGAGCCGCAGCGCCGAGAAGGGCGGTTCGGTATCGTTGTTGGCTGCGCGTGACTTCGACGCCCCTAGCCGTGTCAGCCTGAGCGAAGACGGCAGCGGCAACCCGGTGCTGTTCCTCGGCTCGGACCTGGATCGTGCCTGGTCCGGCGTGGGCCGTGCCCTGGAGCAGGGCGGCGAGTGGCGTGTCGAAGACATCAACCGCAGCCTGGGCCTGTACTACATCAACCTGTCGGAAAAGCCTGAAGACAAGCAGAACGAACCTGGCTTCTTCAGCCGCATGTTCGGCAGCGCACCGACCAAGGAAGAGCGTGAAGCCCGAGCCGAGCGTTACCAGGTACGCCTGAGCAAGGTCGGCGAGAGCGTGCAGGTCACCGTCGAGAAGAACATCAACACCGTGGCCCCGGCCGATGTCGCCCGCCGCGTGCTGAGCGCCATTCAGGACCACCTGGGCTAA
- a CDS encoding MBL fold metallo-hydrolase — protein sequence MRFAVLGSGSQGNGTLIASGDTFILVDCGFSLRETERRLALLGVSAAQLSAVLVTHEHADHVHGVGLLSRRYNVPVYLSQGTLRGMRKPVEVAGFLACGQRLQIGALEVSAARVEHDAYEPLQYVISDGQRRFGMLTDLGSYDALLLDRYQGLDALLIEANHCRDLLARGHYPAFLKQRVGGMQGHLNNHQAARLVQELGWNNLQHLVLAHLSSKNNLPHLARQCFVDTLGCDPDWLQVANQEHGLDWREIA from the coding sequence GTGCGCTTCGCGGTACTCGGAAGCGGCAGCCAGGGAAATGGCACGCTGATCGCCAGTGGTGACACGTTCATCCTGGTCGATTGCGGGTTTTCCCTGCGTGAGACCGAGCGGCGCCTGGCGCTGCTCGGGGTCTCGGCGGCGCAACTGAGCGCGGTGCTGGTGACCCACGAACATGCCGACCACGTGCATGGGGTGGGGTTGCTGTCGCGGCGCTACAATGTACCGGTCTACCTCAGCCAAGGCACATTGCGCGGCATGCGCAAGCCGGTGGAGGTGGCCGGTTTTCTCGCTTGTGGCCAGCGGCTGCAGATCGGCGCCCTGGAAGTGAGCGCGGCACGGGTCGAGCATGACGCCTATGAGCCGCTGCAGTATGTGATCAGCGACGGGCAGCGGCGTTTTGGCATGCTCACCGACCTGGGTTCGTACGATGCGCTGCTGCTCGATCGCTACCAAGGCCTGGACGCACTGCTGATCGAAGCCAACCACTGCCGCGACCTGCTCGCGCGCGGTCACTACCCGGCCTTCCTGAAGCAGCGGGTAGGTGGCATGCAAGGGCATTTGAACAACCACCAGGCTGCGCGCCTGGTGCAAGAGTTGGGCTGGAACAACCTGCAGCACCTGGTGCTGGCCCACCTCAGCAGCAAGAACAACCTGCCACACTTGGCCCGCCAGTGCTTCGTCGACACCCTCGGGTGCGACCCGGACTGGCTCCAGGTGGCGAATCAGGAACACGGGCTCGACTGGCGCGAAATCGCCTAG